In Thermogemmata fonticola, a genomic segment contains:
- the cobA gene encoding uroporphyrinogen-III C-methyltransferase produces MEGRVYLVGAGPGSPDLLTLRAAELLQQADVILYDQLVPVRILDWANPQAERICVGDLPGKHAEKASQIQQRMVAAARQGKRVLRLKGGDPLVFGRGGEEIAALRAAGVPYEVVPGVTAALAAGAYLEIPLTHRHFASALAFVTGHEAPDKAEPPINWRALAQFPGTLAIYMGLCRLPQIVAALLEHGLSPDTPAAVVSRASWGDQRCVFARLADLDQARRQAGLESPAVILIGPAVGQRTPQPWSEQRPLFGQSVLVTRPRHQAAGLIRRLEQLGAIVHHWPAVAIREPEDFSELDAALDALAQGRWDWLVFTSVNGVHGLLRRLWHKGGDLRTLSKVQLAAIGPKTADALHEYHLRADLVPEQTFSSEGLAAALGPRVAGQRVLLARADRGRELLREELLRSAAEVRQVTVYRQTDDEPPSPQLLQALRQGNIRWITLTSSNIARRVLAFCDSPIRQRIRQGEIGLVAISPETGSVVRAAGLPVAAEAEVYTEEGLIAALIDCVRKHRGIPADSPKAVPTEPKVENAPKEEE; encoded by the coding sequence TTGGAAGGGCGTGTTTATCTCGTCGGTGCGGGACCGGGCAGTCCGGACTTGCTGACGTTGCGGGCGGCGGAGCTGCTGCAACAGGCGGATGTGATCCTGTACGATCAACTCGTGCCGGTGCGGATTCTCGATTGGGCCAATCCGCAGGCGGAAAGAATCTGCGTGGGGGACCTTCCCGGCAAGCATGCGGAGAAGGCCAGCCAGATTCAGCAGCGGATGGTGGCAGCCGCCCGTCAGGGGAAGCGCGTGCTGCGTCTCAAAGGGGGCGATCCCCTGGTTTTTGGCCGCGGCGGTGAGGAAATTGCGGCTTTGCGTGCGGCAGGAGTGCCTTACGAAGTGGTGCCCGGCGTCACCGCTGCGCTCGCCGCGGGAGCCTACCTGGAAATCCCGCTGACGCACCGCCATTTTGCCAGCGCCTTGGCTTTCGTCACGGGACACGAAGCCCCTGACAAGGCGGAGCCGCCGATCAACTGGCGTGCCCTGGCCCAGTTCCCCGGCACCTTGGCGATCTACATGGGCTTGTGCCGCCTGCCCCAGATCGTAGCCGCCCTGCTGGAGCATGGCCTATCGCCGGACACACCCGCCGCGGTCGTCAGCCGCGCCAGTTGGGGGGACCAGCGCTGCGTCTTCGCGCGTCTGGCGGACCTGGATCAGGCCCGGCGGCAGGCCGGTCTCGAATCCCCCGCCGTCATCCTCATCGGGCCAGCGGTCGGACAACGGACGCCCCAACCCTGGTCGGAGCAGCGCCCCCTCTTCGGCCAATCGGTGCTGGTGACGCGCCCGCGCCATCAAGCCGCCGGCCTCATCCGCCGCCTGGAACAGCTCGGAGCGATCGTCCATCACTGGCCGGCCGTGGCCATCCGAGAACCGGAGGACTTCAGCGAACTTGACGCCGCCCTGGACGCTCTGGCCCAGGGACGCTGGGACTGGCTGGTCTTCACCAGTGTCAATGGCGTGCACGGCCTCCTGCGCCGGCTCTGGCACAAAGGCGGGGACCTCCGCACTCTCAGCAAAGTCCAACTCGCCGCCATCGGACCGAAAACGGCAGACGCCCTGCACGAGTATCATCTCCGAGCGGACCTGGTGCCGGAGCAGACGTTCTCCTCGGAGGGGCTAGCCGCGGCTTTAGGCCCGCGAGTTGCAGGGCAACGCGTGCTTCTCGCCCGTGCTGATCGAGGCCGGGAACTCCTGCGTGAGGAACTTCTTCGCTCCGCCGCTGAGGTCCGGCAAGTCACCGTCTACCGGCAAACGGACGATGAACCGCCCTCCCCCCAGTTGCTCCAGGCCTTGCGTCAAGGGAACATCCGCTGGATCACCCTGACCAGCAGCAACATCGCCCGCCGTGTGCTGGCGTTTTGTGATTCCCCCATCCGGCAGCGCATCCGGCAGGGGGAGATTGGCTTGGTGGCGATCAGTCCAGAGACGGGAAGCGTCGTGCGCGCCGCCGGCCTGCCCGTAGCTGCGGAAGCCGAGGTTTACACCGAAGAGGGATTGATCGCCGCCCTAATCGACTGCGTCCGAAAGCACCGCGGTATTCCCGCCGATTCCCCCAAGGCCGTGCCCACTGAACCGAAGGTGGAAAATGCACCGAAGGAAGAGGAATGA